A window from Dunckerocampus dactyliophorus isolate RoL2022-P2 chromosome 15, RoL_Ddac_1.1, whole genome shotgun sequence encodes these proteins:
- the ache gene encoding acetylcholinesterase: MQSAMLLFFSVILLFVSLLIPAITAQSEADLTVQTRDGRVRGIHMPVLERGHVTAFLGIPFAEPPMGKRRFRPAEPKQMWTGVYDANYYPKACYQFVDTTFPGFTGSEMWNPNREMSEDCLYLNVWVPPSPRPHNLTVMVWIYGGGFYSGSSSLDVYDGRYLAYSETVIVVSMNYRIGAFGFLALDGSSEAPGNVGLLDQRMALQWVQDNIHHFGGNPKQVTIFGESAGGASVGFHLLSPDSRPLFTRAILQSGVPNTPWATVSPAEARRRATLLAKLVGCNGGNDTELVDCLRTKTPQELIDQEFQVLPWPSIFRFSFVPVVDGDVVPDTPEAMLNSGNFKDTQVLLGVNQDEGTYFLLYGAPGFSKDNDNLISREDFLEGVKLSVPHANDIGLEAVVLQYTDWMDENNGVKNRDALDDIVGDHNVICPLAFFARSYAQHNALKSNAGVFLYLFDHRASNLPWPEWMGVIHGYEIEFVFGLPLEKRFNYTQEEEKLSRRMMRYWANFARTGNPNVYVDGTVENRKRWPQFTVSEQKYVGLNTEPMKVHKGLRNQMCAFWNHFLPRLLNITDNIDEAERQWKVEFHRWSSYMMHWKSQFDHYSKQERCTDL; the protein is encoded by the exons ATGCAGAGCGCCATGCTTCTCTTCTTCTCCGTGATCCTCCTCTTCGTCTCCCTCCTCATTCCCGCCATCACCGCTCAGAGTGAGGCAGACCTGACAGTTCAGACCCGTGATGGCCGAGTGCGGGGCATCCACATGCCCGTGCTGGAGCGGGGCCACGTCACCGCCTTCCTGGGCATCCCCTTTGCAGAGCCACCCATGGGGAAGCGGCGTTTCCGGCCGGCTGAGCCCAAGCAGATGTGGACAGGCGTGTACGACGCCAACTACTACCCCAAAGCCTGCTACCAGTTTGTGGACACCACGTTCCCCGGCTTTACGGGCAGTGAAATGTGGAACCCCAACAGGGAGATGAGTGAGGACTGCCTGTACCTCAACGTGTGGGTGCCCCCTTCGCCCAGACCTCACAATCTCACCGTCATGGTGTGGATCTACGGCGGAG GATTTTACAGCGGTTCTTCTTCCCTGGACGTGTATGACGGTCGTTACCTAGCATACAGCGAGACCGTCATTGTAGTCTCCATGAACTACCGTATCGGGGCCTTTGGCTTCCTCGCTCTGGATGGTTCCTCTGAGGCTCCAGGGAATGTGGGCCTGCTCGACCAGAGGATGGCCTTGCAGTGGGTTCAGGACAACATCCACCACTTTGGCGGGAACCCCAAACAG GTGACCATCTTTGGAGAGAGTGCCGGCGGCGCTTCAGTGGGATTCCACCTGTTGTCTCCAGACAGCCGGCCCTTGTTCACCAGAGCCATCTTGCAGAGCGGCGTCCCCAACACCCCCTGGGCCACCGTCAGCCCAGCAGAGGCCCGCAGACGGGCCACACTGCTGGCCAAGCTAGTGGGCTGCAACGGAGGCAATGATACCGAGCTGGTGGACTGTCTGCGCACCAAAACACCCCAGGAACTTATTGACCAGGAGTTTCAG GTCCTGCCGTGGCCATCCATCTTCCGCTTTTCATTCGTCCCAGTGGTGGACGGCGATGTTGTGCCTGACACTCCTGAGGCCATGCTAAACTCGGGCAACTTCAAGGACACTCAGGTCCTGTTGGGGGTTAACCAGGATGAGGGCACCTACTTCCTGTTGTATGGCGCTCCGGGCTTCAGCAAGGACAATGACAACCTCATCTCCAGAGAGGATTTCCTGGAAG GCGTAAAGCTCAGCGTGCCGCACGCTAATGACATCGGCCTGGAGGCGGTGGTGCTGCAGTACACTGACTGGATGGACGAGAACAACGGCGTGAAGAACCGCGACGCCTTGGATGACATCGTGGGTGACCACAACGTCATCTGCCCTCTGGCCTTCTTTGCTCGCTCCTACGCTCAGCACAATGCACTCAAGTCCAACGCAG GAGTCTTTCTCTACCTGTTTGACCACCGGGCGTCCAACCTGCCCTGGCCAGAGTGGATGGGTGTGATCCACGGCTACGAGATCGAGTTTGTCTTCGGTCTTCCCCTGGAGAAGAGATTCAACTAcacacaggaggaggagaagctgAGCCGACGCATGATGAGATACTGGGCCAACTTTGCCCGGACGGG AAATCCCAACGTGTACGTGGACGGGACCGTGGAGAACAGGAAGCGCTGGCCTCAATTCACTGTCAGCGAGCAGAAATATGTGGGACTCAACACGGAGCCCATGAAGGTTCACAAGGGTCTCAGGAACCAGATGTGTGCTTTCTGGAACCACTTCCTGCCACGTCTCCTCAACATCACCG ACAACATCGACGAGGCCGAGCGCCAGTGGAAGGTGGAGTTCCACCGCTGGTCCTCCTACATGATGCACTGGAAGAGCCAGTTCGACCACTACAGCAAGCAGGAGCGTTGCACTGACCTCTGA